Proteins encoded by one window of Chryseobacterium aquaeductus:
- the rpoC gene encoding DNA-directed RNA polymerase subunit beta' yields the protein MSNKNKSSRFNKITIGLASPESILQDSRGEVLKPETINYRTHKPERDGLFCEKIFGPIKDYECACGKYKRIRYKGIVCDRCGVEVTEKKVRRERIGHIGLVVPIAHIWYFRSLPNKIGYLLGIPSKKLDMIIYYERYVVIQQGIAKKADGSDFDDKEFLTEEEYLDIMETLPAENQYLDDADPNKFIAKMGAEAVEELLKRIDLDALSFDLRHKAHNEGSKQRRTEALKRLNVVEALRGANTRMINRPEWMIMRVLPVIPPELRPLVPLDGGRFATSDLNDLYRRVIIRNNRLKRLLEIKAPEVILRNEKRMLQESVDSLFDNTRKSSAVKSESNRPLKSLSDSLKGKQGRFRQNLLGKRVDYSARSVIVVGPNLQLHECGIPKDMAAELYKPFIIRKLIERGIVKTVKSAKRIIDRKEPVVYDILEGVMKGHPVLLNRAPTLHRLGIQAFQPKMIEGKAIQLHPLVTTAFNADFDGDQMAVHLPLGPEAILEAQLLMLGSQNILNPANGSPITVPSQDMVLGLYFMTKELSSTDDMKVLGEGLAFYSPEEAEIAYAEGRVSLNAKVRCRLPVKEDGEIKTKLIETSVGRILFNQIVPKQSGYINELLTKKSLRNVIGKVLADTDFPTTVKFLDAMKDLGYSNAFKGGLSFSLGDIVVPVEKKKMIAKSIETVDEIRANYNMGLITDTERYNQVIDVWTNTNAGLTEMIMSRMKVDQGGFNSVYMMLDSGARGSKEQIRQLSGMRGLMAKPQKAGSTGAEIIENPILANFKEGLSILEYFISTHGARKGLADTALKTADAGYLTRRLVDVAQDVIITEADCGTLRGTEVTALKKNDEIVERISERILGRVSLHNIYDPETDELVANADQIIDEALAKRVEEMGLESLEVRSPLTCETKKGICAKCYGRNLATGKKIHMGEAVGVIAAQSIGEPGTQLTLRTFHQGGVSTNVSENPSISARRDGIVELDEVRTITSEDENGNTAEVVVSRTTEFRLVADNDVRTPLMIANVPYGSQLLVKSGDKVKKGDIIAKWDPYNAVIIAENAGKVEYEDIIQGISFQLEIDEQTGFEEKVISESRNKKAVPTLKVVDSKGVEQKGYNLPVGAHLMVNDGEKIKAGKVLIKIPRKSAKSGDITGGLPRVTELFEARNPSNPAVVTEIDGVVSYGKIKRGNRELIVEAKTGERKIYLVKLSNQILVQENDFVRAGSPLSDGSVTPDDILKIKGPTAVQEYLVNEIQEVYRLQGVKIDDKHFEIIVRQMMTKVSIVDGGDTQFLEAALEHKYDFLLENNRVFGLKVVTEAGDSKEFKPGQMITARELRDENSKLKREDLKLVEVREALPATATPVLQGITRAALQTKSFMSAASFQETTKVLNEAAVAGKVDNLNGLKENVIVGHRIPAGTGLKEYQNVIVGSKKEFEDLN from the coding sequence ATGTCAAATAAAAATAAATCAAGTAGATTTAATAAAATAACCATCGGTTTAGCTTCACCTGAGTCAATTTTACAAGACTCAAGAGGGGAAGTTCTTAAGCCGGAAACTATTAACTACAGAACACATAAACCAGAAAGAGACGGTTTGTTCTGTGAAAAAATCTTCGGTCCTATCAAAGATTACGAATGTGCTTGTGGTAAATACAAGAGAATTCGTTACAAAGGGATCGTTTGTGACCGTTGTGGTGTAGAGGTTACGGAGAAAAAAGTACGTAGAGAAAGAATCGGACATATTGGTTTGGTTGTTCCTATTGCGCACATTTGGTATTTCCGTTCTTTACCAAACAAAATCGGTTACCTTTTGGGTATTCCTTCGAAGAAATTAGATATGATCATCTATTACGAGAGATATGTTGTTATTCAGCAGGGTATCGCTAAGAAAGCAGATGGATCTGATTTTGACGATAAAGAATTCCTTACAGAAGAAGAATACCTTGACATCATGGAAACTCTTCCTGCAGAAAATCAATATCTTGATGATGCAGATCCAAACAAATTCATCGCCAAAATGGGTGCTGAAGCTGTTGAAGAATTGTTAAAAAGAATTGATCTTGATGCATTGTCTTTCGACTTGAGACACAAAGCTCACAACGAAGGTTCTAAGCAAAGAAGAACTGAAGCTCTAAAAAGATTGAACGTTGTAGAAGCATTGAGAGGTGCTAATACGAGAATGATCAACAGACCAGAGTGGATGATTATGCGTGTGCTTCCTGTAATACCACCAGAATTAAGACCATTAGTTCCGTTGGATGGAGGACGTTTCGCAACTTCTGACTTAAATGACCTTTACAGAAGAGTAATTATCAGAAACAACCGTTTGAAGAGATTATTGGAGATCAAAGCTCCTGAAGTAATCTTGAGAAACGAGAAGCGTATGCTTCAGGAATCAGTAGATTCATTATTTGATAATACAAGAAAATCTTCTGCAGTAAAATCTGAATCAAACAGACCATTAAAATCACTTTCAGATTCATTGAAAGGTAAGCAAGGTCGTTTCCGTCAGAACTTACTAGGGAAAAGGGTAGATTACTCGGCACGTTCGGTAATTGTTGTAGGTCCAAACTTACAGCTTCACGAATGTGGTATTCCTAAAGATATGGCAGCTGAACTTTACAAACCATTTATCATCAGAAAACTGATCGAAAGAGGTATTGTAAAAACAGTAAAATCTGCAAAGAGAATTATTGACAGAAAAGAACCTGTAGTATATGATATCTTAGAAGGTGTAATGAAAGGTCACCCTGTTTTACTAAACAGAGCACCTACCTTGCACAGACTGGGTATTCAGGCATTCCAACCTAAGATGATCGAGGGTAAGGCAATCCAATTACACCCGTTAGTAACAACAGCATTCAACGCCGATTTTGATGGTGACCAGATGGCGGTACACTTACCGTTGGGTCCGGAAGCAATTTTGGAAGCTCAGTTATTGATGTTAGGTTCTCAGAATATCTTGAACCCTGCAAACGGTTCTCCAATTACGGTACCATCTCAGGACATGGTTCTTGGTCTTTATTTCATGACCAAAGAATTAAGCTCTACAGATGATATGAAAGTTTTGGGTGAAGGTCTTGCATTCTATTCTCCGGAAGAAGCGGAAATCGCTTATGCGGAAGGTAGAGTTTCATTGAACGCTAAAGTAAGATGTAGACTACCTGTAAAAGAAGACGGTGAAATCAAAACAAAATTGATTGAAACTTCTGTTGGTAGAATCTTATTTAACCAAATTGTTCCTAAACAGTCAGGGTATATTAATGAACTTTTGACTAAGAAATCATTAAGAAATGTTATTGGTAAAGTACTTGCTGATACAGATTTCCCAACTACTGTGAAGTTCTTGGATGCTATGAAAGATTTAGGTTATTCAAATGCATTCAAAGGAGGTCTTTCGTTCTCATTAGGTGACATCGTAGTTCCTGTTGAGAAAAAGAAAATGATCGCAAAATCTATTGAAACTGTAGACGAAATCAGAGCCAACTATAACATGGGTCTTATTACAGATACAGAAAGATATAATCAGGTAATCGACGTTTGGACAAACACCAACGCTGGACTAACTGAAATGATCATGAGCAGAATGAAAGTTGACCAAGGTGGATTCAATTCTGTATACATGATGCTTGATTCTGGTGCAAGGGGTTCTAAAGAGCAGATCCGTCAGTTATCAGGGATGAGAGGTTTGATGGCAAAACCGCAGAAAGCTGGTTCTACCGGTGCGGAAATTATTGAAAACCCGATTCTTGCAAACTTTAAGGAAGGTCTTTCGATCTTAGAATACTTTATCTCTACTCACGGTGCTCGTAAGGGTCTTGCGGATACCGCATTGAAAACTGCCGATGCAGGTTACTTGACTAGAAGATTGGTAGACGTTGCACAAGATGTTATCATTACTGAAGCGGATTGTGGAACTCTTAGAGGAACTGAAGTTACTGCGCTTAAGAAAAATGACGAAATCGTTGAAAGAATTTCTGAAAGAATCTTAGGTAGAGTTTCTCTTCACAATATTTATGATCCTGAAACTGACGAGTTAGTAGCAAACGCTGATCAGATTATCGATGAAGCTTTAGCGAAAAGAGTTGAAGAGATGGGTCTGGAATCATTAGAAGTACGTTCGCCACTTACTTGTGAAACCAAAAAAGGAATTTGTGCTAAATGTTATGGTAGAAACCTGGCAACTGGTAAGAAAATCCACATGGGTGAAGCAGTAGGGGTAATTGCAGCACAGTCGATTGGTGAGCCGGGAACTCAGTTAACATTGAGAACTTTCCACCAGGGTGGTGTATCTACAAACGTATCAGAAAATCCTTCAATTTCTGCAAGAAGAGACGGTATCGTAGAATTGGATGAGGTAAGAACAATTACTTCAGAAGACGAAAACGGTAATACTGCTGAGGTAGTAGTGTCCCGTACAACAGAATTTAGATTGGTTGCTGATAATGATGTAAGAACTCCATTGATGATCGCCAATGTACCTTACGGTTCTCAATTGCTAGTGAAATCTGGTGATAAAGTGAAGAAAGGCGATATTATTGCAAAATGGGATCCGTACAACGCGGTAATCATTGCAGAAAACGCTGGTAAGGTTGAGTATGAAGATATTATCCAAGGTATTTCATTCCAGTTGGAGATTGACGAACAAACAGGATTTGAAGAGAAAGTAATCTCCGAATCTAGAAATAAGAAAGCTGTACCTACATTGAAGGTGGTAGATTCTAAAGGTGTTGAGCAAAAAGGCTACAACTTACCGGTAGGAGCCCACTTAATGGTTAATGACGGTGAAAAAATTAAGGCTGGTAAAGTCTTAATCAAAATCCCAAGAAAATCAGCTAAGTCTGGGGATATCACTGGAGGTCTTCCGAGAGTTACAGAATTATTTGAAGCAAGAAACCCTTCAAACCCAGCTGTTGTTACAGAAATCGATGGGGTAGTTTCTTACGGAAAAATTAAGAGAGGTAACCGTGAATTGATCGTTGAGGCGAAGACTGGTGAGAGAAAAATTTATTTAGTTAAATTATCAAACCAAATCTTGGTACAGGAGAATGACTTCGTGAGAGCTGGTTCGCCACTTTCAGACGGTTCAGTTACTCCGGACGATATCTTGAAGATCAAAGGACCAACTGCGGTTCAGGAATATTTAGTTAATGAAATTCAGGAAGTTTACCGTCTACAAGGGGTGAAAATTGACGATAAGCACTTTGAAATCATCGTAAGACAGATGATGACAAAAGTATCAATCGTTGATGGAGGTGATACTCAGTTCCTTGAGGCTGCTTTAGAGCACAAATATGATTTCTTACTAGAAAACAACAGAGTATTTGGTCTTAAAGTAGTAACAGAAGCTGGTGATTCTAAAGAATTCAAGCCTGGACAGATGATTACTGCAAGAGAATTGAGAGATGAAAACTCTAAATTGAAGCGTGAAGATCTGAAATTAGTTGAAGTAAGAGAAGCACTTCCTGCAACCGCTACACCGGTATTGCAAGGGATTACAAGAGCCGCTCTACAAACTAAATCATTCATGTCTGCAGCATCATTCCAGGAAACTACTAAGGTTCTGAACGAAGCAGCAGTAGCTGGTAAAGTAGATAATCTGAATGGTCTTAAAGAAAATGTAATTGTAGGACACAGAATTCCTGCAGGTACAGGTCTTAAAGAGTATCAGAATGTAATCGTAGGTTCTAAAAAAGAATTCGAAGACCTTAACTAA
- a CDS encoding DUF3467 domain-containing protein — translation MDNQNQNNDPNNINIQLNEMVASGVYCNLALVNHSPSEFVVDFIQLMPGVQQANVRSRVILAPLHAKRVLTALQQNITNYEQQFGEIKEVEPFVLGGNNVQA, via the coding sequence ATGGACAACCAAAATCAAAACAACGATCCAAACAACATTAACATTCAATTGAACGAAATGGTAGCTTCAGGGGTATATTGTAACCTTGCTTTAGTAAACCATTCTCCATCAGAGTTTGTAGTAGATTTCATCCAGTTAATGCCAGGTGTACAGCAGGCTAACGTGCGTTCAAGAGTAATTCTTGCTCCACTTCATGCAAAAAGAGTTCTTACAGCTCTTCAGCAAAACATCACCAACTACGAGCAACAATTCGGAGAAATCAAAGAAGTTGAGCCTTTCGTATTAGGTGGAAACAACGTACAAGCGTAA
- a CDS encoding Crp/Fnr family transcriptional regulator, translated as MIDTQNDFFNTKFKFLGEDFAKEMQKHVLVENIHAKTEIIREDQKIKYVLFVVKGSLKVYSLNDGRELIYYYVRPNDPCLMTFSTIFNDYMSKVYVVAEEDSEILKIPVSVMHEWLIKFPAIGKIFYREYDRRFSDIMNVVNEAVFHKLDKRIMSYIKQQIEITGNNPIKLTHKEIAANLGTSREVVSRVLKKVENEGEITQDRNGIKIITKLKVI; from the coding sequence ATGATCGACACACAAAATGATTTTTTCAATACCAAATTTAAGTTCTTAGGTGAAGATTTTGCAAAAGAAATGCAAAAGCACGTACTTGTTGAGAATATTCATGCTAAGACAGAAATCATCAGAGAAGATCAGAAAATTAAATACGTTTTATTTGTAGTTAAAGGATCTTTAAAAGTTTATTCATTAAATGATGGAAGAGAATTAATTTACTATTACGTAAGACCCAATGACCCATGTTTAATGACTTTTTCTACAATTTTCAATGATTACATGAGCAAGGTATATGTGGTAGCTGAGGAAGATTCTGAAATTTTGAAAATTCCGGTATCTGTAATGCACGAGTGGCTCATTAAATTTCCTGCAATTGGTAAAATTTTTTATCGGGAATATGACAGACGCTTTTCTGATATTATGAATGTGGTCAACGAAGCTGTTTTTCATAAATTAGATAAGAGAATCATGAGCTATATTAAACAACAGATAGAGATTACGGGCAATAATCCTATTAAATTAACTCATAAAGAGATCGCTGCCAATCTGGGAACTTCCCGGGAAGTTGTAAGCAGGGTTCTGAAAAAAGTGGAAAATGAAGGCGAGATTACACAAGACAGAAATGGGATTAAAATTATCACAAAGCTCAAAGTGATTTGA
- a CDS encoding DUF5777 family beta-barrel protein, translating into MTKTLLLLSVFSSILAYSQEDLLKDIDTIQTTQNNPPAFKALQIVTGQSTKLTAKNDWYMVVAHRFGDVSMGFKNFFGLDEASTKLGVIYGLTDGLSLSLSRETNMKTFELGAKYSILKQGDNFPVDIVGYHVAGLNTAFDKDNYPYLKFGDRLSYLSQALISKRFNDEFSLQLTPSYVHKNLYEPTIEDNNQFLAGLGGRYKISKRISINAEYFVNFDSHSFYKNPLSVGMDIETGGHVFQLLFSNSQLNSDIGYLTNATGKWEKGQIFFGFNLYRVF; encoded by the coding sequence ATGACAAAAACTCTCCTCCTTTTGTCAGTGTTTTCATCAATTCTTGCCTATTCTCAGGAAGATTTGCTGAAAGATATTGACACTATTCAAACTACACAAAATAATCCGCCAGCTTTCAAAGCATTACAAATCGTTACAGGGCAATCTACGAAACTTACGGCAAAAAATGATTGGTATATGGTTGTTGCGCATCGTTTTGGTGATGTAAGCATGGGTTTCAAAAATTTCTTTGGACTAGATGAGGCGTCCACAAAGTTGGGCGTTATCTACGGACTTACAGATGGCTTGTCACTCAGTTTATCAAGAGAAACCAATATGAAAACTTTTGAATTGGGCGCTAAGTATAGCATCTTGAAGCAGGGTGATAATTTCCCGGTAGATATTGTAGGCTATCATGTAGCTGGTCTTAATACGGCTTTTGATAAAGATAATTATCCCTATTTAAAATTCGGTGACAGACTTTCTTATCTTTCACAGGCTTTAATTTCAAAAAGATTCAATGACGAATTTTCTCTGCAACTCACACCTTCTTATGTTCATAAAAATTTGTATGAGCCGACCATAGAAGATAATAATCAGTTTTTAGCAGGCTTGGGAGGAAGGTATAAAATATCCAAAAGAATTTCAATCAACGCAGAATATTTTGTGAATTTTGACAGTCACAGTTTCTACAAAAATCCTTTATCGGTGGGAATGGATATTGAAACCGGCGGACATGTTTTCCAGCTTTTATTCAGCAATTCTCAACTCAATTCTGATATCGGATACCTCACAAATGCTACCGGAAAATGGGAAAAAGGACAGATTTTCTTTGGGTTTAATCTTTATAGGGTTTTTTAA
- a CDS encoding YceI family protein has product MKNLIIILFFTICGNLVCAQKYSSKNGKVTFEASVPLFEDVFAQDNSNTVILNADTGEMASVSVVKNFKFKVKLMEEHFNESYAETAKYPKSTFKGKIQGFDKSKLTSNPQKYTLQGTLNFHGVDKVVTSIATIYAKDGRIMMQGNFVAKSADFGVKIPKMVTKKVAENVNVEYNYTLIKQ; this is encoded by the coding sequence ATGAAAAATTTAATAATAATACTGTTTTTTACAATTTGTGGAAACCTCGTGTGTGCACAAAAATACAGTTCCAAAAACGGTAAAGTAACATTTGAGGCATCAGTACCTTTGTTTGAAGATGTATTTGCGCAGGATAATAGCAATACAGTAATTTTAAATGCGGATACAGGCGAAATGGCAAGTGTATCTGTGGTGAAAAATTTTAAGTTTAAAGTAAAATTGATGGAGGAACACTTTAACGAAAGCTATGCAGAAACTGCGAAATATCCAAAATCTACTTTCAAGGGAAAAATTCAGGGGTTTGATAAATCAAAACTGACTTCCAATCCTCAAAAATATACACTACAAGGAACCTTAAATTTCCATGGTGTGGATAAAGTGGTTACATCGATTGCGACCATCTATGCTAAAGACGGTAGAATAATGATGCAAGGAAATTTTGTTGCAAAATCAGCTGATTTTGGGGTAAAGATTCCAAAAATGGTTACTAAAAAAGTTGCTGAAAATGTAAATGTTGAATACAATTATACACTTATAAAACAATGA
- a CDS encoding ankyrin repeat domain-containing protein: MKNLIILIGIFFSFAFLSAQENKKSVFDVARSGTVAELKDLMQHNPNIINETNERGFSTLILACYRGNKEVASFLIDNVKDLNYKSQEGTALAGLSIRYDKELTEHLLKKNADPNIADATGTTPLFWAVKSGNKELVEMLLKYKADKTLKDEMGMTPFEYALKTDNKEIINLLKN, from the coding sequence ATGAAAAATTTAATTATACTGATAGGCATTTTTTTTAGTTTCGCTTTCCTATCTGCCCAAGAGAATAAAAAATCAGTTTTTGATGTCGCCAGGAGTGGCACAGTGGCAGAACTGAAAGATTTAATGCAACATAATCCTAACATTATCAACGAAACCAATGAACGAGGGTTTTCTACATTAATTTTGGCTTGCTATCGGGGGAATAAAGAAGTTGCATCTTTTTTAATTGATAACGTAAAAGACCTGAATTATAAAAGTCAGGAAGGTACAGCTCTAGCCGGACTTTCTATACGCTATGATAAAGAATTGACAGAGCATTTATTAAAGAAAAATGCAGACCCCAATATTGCTGATGCTACGGGAACAACACCTTTATTCTGGGCAGTAAAATCAGGAAACAAAGAACTCGTAGAAATGTTGCTGAAATATAAAGCCGATAAGACATTAAAAGATGAAATGGGCATGACGCCTTTTGAATATGCATTGAAAACAGATAATAAAGAAATCATCAACCTTTTAAAAAATTAA
- a CDS encoding T9SS type A sorting domain-containing protein, which produces MKKLLLISSLALATIAHAQFSTGTVSLGSTGMTIKMDTTPTLATLTLVGADTSYLAIGFGTNGMASGADGFIYNSASATDYTYGGIGVTPSADAVQDWTITSNTTSGGIRTLVATRSLAGGAGDMAITNAAGTMNIFFAQGGSLALVQHSGANRGYATLTKTAVLGTNDLLAESKKIVLYPNPAKETVSIKNADKIKSIDIYETTGRKVKSVKMDGENFSISELKSGNYYLEITLKDGTLSFEKLIKE; this is translated from the coding sequence ATGAAAAAACTATTACTTATTTCAAGTTTGGCGTTGGCAACAATTGCCCATGCACAATTTAGCACCGGAACAGTGAGTCTCGGTTCTACAGGAATGACTATTAAAATGGATACCACCCCCACTTTAGCTACACTTACTTTAGTAGGTGCAGATACATCTTATTTAGCGATTGGTTTCGGGACCAACGGAATGGCAAGTGGTGCAGACGGATTCATTTATAATTCAGCTTCTGCTACAGATTATACATATGGTGGGATAGGAGTTACACCAAGTGCTGATGCAGTTCAAGATTGGACAATCACATCGAATACAACTTCTGGTGGAATAAGAACTTTAGTAGCTACAAGGTCTCTTGCAGGAGGAGCAGGTGATATGGCAATTACAAATGCAGCAGGAACAATGAATATTTTCTTTGCACAAGGAGGAAGTCTTGCTTTGGTTCAACATTCTGGTGCAAACAGAGGATATGCAACTTTAACAAAAACTGCAGTTCTTGGAACTAATGATTTGTTAGCTGAAAGTAAGAAAATAGTTCTTTATCCAAATCCTGCAAAAGAAACCGTGAGTATCAAAAATGCAGATAAGATAAAATCTATCGACATTTATGAAACTACAGGAAGAAAAGTGAAATCTGTAAAAATGGATGGAGAAAATTTCAGTATCTCAGAACTTAAATCCGGGAACTATTATTTGGAAATCACCTTAAAAGACGGAACTTTATCTTTTGAAAAACTCATAAAAGAATAA
- a CDS encoding alkaline phosphatase family protein, which produces MKKSLAILFLFIVLKISSQTIIDTAQVIIPDRFNSEEAQSKPYVIMISADGFRYDYAKKYNAENILKYSKDGVQAKAMIPSYPSITFPNHWSLITGLYPSHHGLVDNFFYDYKLKKNYAMNKKEIVEDGTWYGGIPLWSLAEQQGIVSASLQWVGSASEVAGKRPSYYYPYHEKFAPSEKVDKVVNWLKLPDDKRPHFISLYFPEVDGAGHHYGPDAKETETAVQLIDEAIGTLVEKVKQLGLKNVNYIFVSDHGMIKVDGGNPLEIPQILFNKQRFDFYNSQTLVRVYVKNAAEVNAVYKELKANKTRDYEVYLDKKLPKYLHFATRDDRYNRIGQILLIPKAPKVFLERDQKTSAGKHGYDPKQIPEMKAVFYAWGSDFKTNKVVEEFSNINVYPLVAEILELKLENKIDGKIKVLKQTLKK; this is translated from the coding sequence ATGAAAAAAAGTCTTGCTATCCTATTTTTATTTATTGTTCTAAAAATCTCCTCACAAACTATAATTGATACTGCACAAGTGATCATTCCCGACCGTTTTAATAGTGAAGAAGCGCAATCAAAACCTTATGTGATAATGATTTCAGCGGACGGCTTCAGATATGATTATGCTAAAAAATATAATGCAGAAAACATTTTAAAATATTCAAAAGACGGTGTACAAGCCAAGGCAATGATTCCCAGTTATCCTAGCATTACTTTTCCTAATCATTGGAGCTTGATTACCGGTTTGTATCCTTCTCATCACGGTTTGGTAGATAATTTTTTCTACGATTATAAATTGAAGAAAAACTACGCCATGAACAAAAAAGAAATCGTAGAAGACGGAACTTGGTATGGCGGAATTCCTCTTTGGTCATTGGCAGAACAGCAAGGAATAGTGAGTGCTTCCCTTCAATGGGTAGGATCAGCAAGCGAAGTTGCCGGAAAAAGACCATCTTATTATTATCCGTATCATGAAAAATTCGCACCTTCAGAAAAAGTGGATAAAGTCGTCAATTGGCTGAAATTACCAGATGACAAAAGACCACATTTTATATCTCTTTATTTTCCTGAAGTTGATGGGGCAGGACATCATTATGGTCCTGATGCGAAGGAGACCGAGACTGCTGTGCAATTAATTGATGAGGCGATTGGAACTTTGGTTGAAAAAGTAAAACAATTAGGCTTAAAAAATGTCAACTATATCTTTGTTTCAGATCACGGAATGATCAAAGTAGATGGCGGAAATCCTTTGGAAATTCCTCAAATTCTTTTTAATAAACAAAGATTCGATTTTTATAATTCTCAGACTTTAGTAAGAGTGTACGTGAAAAATGCTGCAGAAGTGAATGCAGTTTACAAAGAATTGAAGGCAAATAAAACTAGAGATTACGAAGTATATTTAGATAAAAAACTTCCGAAATATCTTCATTTTGCTACAAGAGATGATCGTTACAATAGGATAGGACAGATTCTTCTAATTCCAAAGGCTCCAAAAGTATTTTTAGAAAGAGACCAAAAAACATCGGCCGGGAAACATGGCTATGATCCTAAGCAGATTCCGGAGATGAAAGCTGTTTTTTACGCTTGGGGTTCAGATTTTAAAACTAACAAAGTAGTTGAAGAATTTTCTAATATAAATGTTTATCCATTGGTTGCTGAGATTTTAGAATTGAAATTGGAGAATAAAATTGACGGAAAAATCAAAGTATTAAAACAGACCTTGAAAAAATAA
- a CDS encoding NAD(P)-dependent alcohol dehydrogenase: MNTYSVKAYGTESKEADLKEMNIERREATPNDVEIEILFCGVCHSDLHTARNDWGGTKYPAVPGHEIVGRITKVGTEVSKFKVGDIAGVGCIVDSCGTCESCKKDLEQYCQTGFVGTYNGKDEHLGGHTFGGYSQKVVVDADHVLRIPENLDLAAVAPLLCAGITTWSPLRHWNVGSDSKVAVVGLGGLGHMAIKLAKGLGAEVTLFSRTPSKTEDAKQLGADHVVISTDEEQMKSVAGKFDVIIDTVPYDHDVNPYVATLNISGTLVLVGFIGKMEEALFTPPMIMGRRSVAGSVIGGIAETQEMLDFCGEHNIVSEIEMIKMQDINEAYKRMLKSDVRYRFVIDMKSLS, translated from the coding sequence ATGAACACATACTCTGTAAAAGCGTACGGTACGGAATCAAAAGAAGCCGATTTAAAAGAAATGAATATTGAGAGAAGAGAGGCAACACCAAACGATGTAGAAATAGAAATTCTGTTTTGCGGTGTTTGTCATTCTGATCTTCACACGGCAAGAAACGATTGGGGAGGAACGAAATATCCTGCTGTTCCCGGGCACGAAATTGTAGGAAGAATTACCAAAGTTGGAACTGAAGTTTCTAAATTCAAAGTGGGAGATATTGCAGGAGTTGGTTGTATTGTTGACTCTTGCGGTACGTGCGAAAGCTGCAAAAAAGATCTTGAGCAATATTGCCAAACCGGATTTGTAGGAACGTATAATGGTAAAGACGAGCATTTGGGTGGTCATACTTTCGGTGGATATTCTCAGAAAGTAGTTGTAGATGCTGATCATGTTTTAAGAATTCCCGAGAATTTAGATTTGGCTGCTGTGGCACCACTTCTTTGTGCAGGGATCACAACCTGGTCACCTTTGAGACATTGGAATGTGGGGTCAGATTCTAAAGTTGCCGTTGTAGGTTTGGGCGGACTGGGTCACATGGCTATTAAACTTGCAAAAGGTTTAGGAGCTGAAGTTACTTTATTCTCCAGAACTCCGAGCAAAACTGAAGATGCAAAGCAATTGGGAGCAGATCATGTGGTGATTTCTACAGATGAAGAACAAATGAAATCTGTTGCAGGAAAATTTGATGTAATCATCGACACCGTTCCTTACGATCATGATGTAAATCCTTATGTCGCTACTTTAAACATCAGTGGAACTTTGGTGTTGGTAGGTTTTATCGGTAAAATGGAAGAAGCACTTTTTACTCCTCCTATGATTATGGGAAGAAGATCTGTCGCGGGTTCTGTAATCGGAGGAATTGCTGAAACTCAGGAAATGCTTGATTTCTGTGGAGAACATAATATTGTTTCTGAAATCGAAATGATTAAGATGCAAGATATTAATGAGGCTTACAAAAGAATGCTGAAAAGTGATGTGAGATATCGTTTCGTAATTGATATGAAATCTTTGTCTTAA